One region of Vitis vinifera cultivar Pinot Noir 40024 chromosome 1, ASM3070453v1 genomic DNA includes:
- the LOC104878974 gene encoding uncharacterized protein LOC104878974 — MGIVSTTPSFPLFPILMWSCFFIFICHKLFPKIIPRSILFNYIIPTAAHLSRAWDFLLHYSLFPNSHHNMSVLENGDPGLSLGLYKPKPGSKEVVECAVCLCTIEEGEEIRELRCGHMFHRDCLDRWVGHRNGTCPLCRGCLAPPRMVNDVGEEVIVFRYCSFSSRTRSMWWLR, encoded by the coding sequence ATGGGCATTGTTTCAACAACTCCATCTTTTCCTCTCTTTCCCATTCTCATGTGGTCatgcttcttcatcttcatctgcCATAAGCTCTTTCCCAAGATCATCCCTCGCTCAATCTTGTTCAATTACATAATTCCAACCGCTGCCCATTTGTCACGGGCATGGGATTTCTTGCTTCACTACTCTCTCTTTCCTAATTCTCATCACAATATGAGTGTGCTGGAAAATGGTGACCCGGGACTAAGCCTAGGGCTCTACAAACCCAAGCCGGGGTCGAAGGAGGTGGTAGAGTGTGCAGTGTGCCTATGCACGatagaagaaggagaagagatAAGAGAGTTGAGGTGTGGTCATATGTTTCACAGAGATTGCCTGGACAGATGGGTTGGACATAGAAATGGCACATGTCCCTTGTGTCGCGGTTGCCTTGCTCCTCCAAGAATGGTGAATGACGTGGGAGAGGAAGTAATAGTTTTCAGGTATTGTTCATTCAGTTCCAGGACTCGGTCTATGTGGTGGCTGCGCTGA
- the LOC104878973 gene encoding RING-H2 finger protein ATL51 yields the protein MPHISAFPSSLLSFCISIFHAVLPKVFPGSIVSSYMVLPTTHLSRAWNLLIHHFSSAAYTLDHMPGNDDEQPSISQYKVKLGCEEGEECAVCLCKIEAGEEIRELRCDHLFHRVCLDRWLQYKRATCPLCRGSLAPRRAVGELGEQTLVFRFCSLSSSDRCNWWLR from the coding sequence atgcccCATATCTCAGCCTTTCCTTCTTCGCTTCTTTCATTCTGTATTTCCATCTTCCATGCCGTACTTCCCAAAGTCTTTCCAGGGTCGATCGTGTCAAGCTACATGGTTCTACCCACGACCCATTTGAGTCGGGCGTGGAATTTGTTGATTCACCACTTCTCCTCTGCAGCTTACACACTTGATCACATGCCAGGAAATGACGATGAACAACCCAGCATAAGCCAGTATAAGGTCAAGTTAGGCTGTGAGGAGGGAGAAGAATGTGCTGTGTGTCTATGCAAGATTGAAGCAGGAGAGGAGATCAGAGAATTGAGATGTGACCATCTCTTTCACAGAGTTTGCTTGGACAGATGGCTTCAATATAAGCGCGCAACCTGTCCACTGTGCCGCGGCTCTCTTGCACCGCGTAGAGCAGTCGGAGAGCTTGGTGAACAAACTCTAGTGTTTAGGTTTTGTTCTCTCAGTTCCAGTGACCGGTGTAATTGGTGGCTACGGTAA